One Glycine max cultivar Williams 82 chromosome 3, Glycine_max_v4.0, whole genome shotgun sequence DNA window includes the following coding sequences:
- the LOC100792323 gene encoding stemmadenine O-acetyltransferase: MAVKVEIVSKDTIKPSSPTPNHLQHFKLSLLDQLAPPFYVPILLFYSFSDDDFKTISHKLKASLSQVLTLYHPFCGTLRGNSAVECNDEGILYTESRVSVELSNVVKNPHLHEINELFPFDPYNPARETLEGRNMMAVQLNQFKCGGVALGVCFSHKIADASTAASFLSAWAATSRKEDNNKVVPPQMEEGALLFPPRNIEMDMTRGMVGDKDIVTKRFVFNDSNISKLRQKMGCFNFNPTRVEAVTALIWKSSLEAAKERSAEGRFPASMISHAVNIRHRIMASSKHHSIGNLWQQAVSQLVEVEEEMGLCDLAERVRKTTREVDGNYVAKLQGLEFYKVIESLKEARIMASEKGVPCYSFSSWVRFGFYEVDFGWGKPTYVRTIGVPIKNVVILMGTKDGDGLEAWVTLTTSNMVQFEQNPELLEFASFDS, translated from the exons ATGGCAGTGAAAGTTGAGATTGTATCTAAAGACACCATAAAGCCATCTTCTCCAACCCCTAATCATCTTCAACACTTCAAACTCTCCCTCCTCGATCAATTGGCTCCTCCATTTTACGTCCCCATTCTCctcttttactctttctctgATGATGACTTCAAAACAATATCTCACAAGCTGAAGGCTTCTTTATCACAAGTCCTCACTCTCTACCACCCCTTTTGCGGAACACTGAGAGGCAATTCAGCCGTTGAGTGCAACGACGAGGGCATTCTTTACACCGAGTCTAGAGTCTCCGTTGAGCTCTCAAACGTTGTGAAGAACCCTCATCTTCACGAGATCAACGAACTTTTCCCGTTTGATCCCTACAACCCTGCAAGGGAAACACTGGAAGGGAGGAACATGATGGCTGTTCAGCTGAACCAGTTCAAGTGTGGGGGTGTAGCACTTGGCGTGTGCTTCTCACACAAGATCGCTGATGCTTCAACTGCAGCTTCATTCCTCAGCGCCTGGGCAGCAACATCAAG GAAGGAAGACAACAACAAAGTAGTACCACCTCAAATGGAAGAAGGGGCGCTGCTATTCCCGCCAAGGAACATAGAAATGGACATGACACGCGGCATGGTCGGCGACAAAGACATTGTGACAAAGAGGTTCGTGTTCAACGATTCCAACATATCTAAACTTCGGCAAAAAATGGGGTGCTTCAATTTCAATCCCACGCGTGTGGAAGCCGTGACAGCACTCATATGGAAATCATCGTTGGAAGCAGCAAAAGAAAGATCAGCAGAAGGAAGATTTCCCGCATCCATGATATCACACGCAGTGAACATTCGCCACAGAATAATGGCCTCATCAAAGCATCATTCAATTGGAAATCTATGGCAACAAGCAGTCTCTCAGTTGGTGGAAGTGGAAGAAGAAATGGGGTTGTGTGATTTGGCTGAGAGAGTGAGAAAAACAACAAGAGAAGTTGATGGAAACTATGTGGCTAAACTTCAGGGTCTTGAGTTTTATAAGGTGATTGAGTCTTTGAAGGAGGCAAGGATAATGGCCTCAGAAAAGGGTGTTCCATGTTATAGCTTTAGCAGTTGGGTGAGATTTGGTTTCTATGAAGTGGATTTTGGATGGGGAAAGCCAACTTACGTGCGAACTATTGGAGTACCAATAAAAAATGTGGTGATTTTGATGGGTACAAAGGATGGGGATGGCCTAGAGGCTTGGGTAACCTTGACTACAAGTAACATGGTGCAATTTGAGCAAAATCCAGAACTTCTCGAGTTTGCTTCATTTGattcttaa